A single region of the Gorilla gorilla gorilla isolate KB3781 chromosome 1, NHGRI_mGorGor1-v2.1_pri, whole genome shotgun sequence genome encodes:
- the INSRR gene encoding insulin receptor-related protein isoform X1 — MAVPSLWPWGACLPVIFLSLGFGLDTVEVCPSLDIRSEVAELRQLENCSVVEGHLQILLMFTATGEDFRGLSFPRLTQVTDYLLLFRVYGLQSLRDLFPNLAVIRGTRLFLGYALVIFEMPHLRDVALPALGAVLRGAVRVEKNQELCHLSTIDWGLLQPAPGANHIVGNKLGEECADVCPGVLGAAGEPCAKTTFSGHTDYRCWTSSHCQRVCPCPHGMACTARGECCHTECLGGCSQPEDPRACVACRHLYFQGACLWACPPGTYQYESWRCVTAERCASLHSVPGRASTFGIHQGCCLAQCPSGFTRNSSSIFCHKCEGLCPKECKVGTKTIDSIQAAQDLVGCTHVEGSLILNLRQGYNLEPQLQHSLGLVETITGFLKIKHSFALVSLGFFKNLKLIRGDAMVDGNYTLYVLDNQNLQQLGSWVAAGLTIPVGKIYFAFNPRLCLEHIYRLEEVTGTRGRQNKAEINPRTNGDRAACQTRTLRFVSNVTEADRILLRWERYEPLEARDLLSFIVYYKESPFQNATEHVGPDACGTQSWNLLDVELPLSRTQEPGVTLASLKPWTQYAVFVRAITLTTEEDSPHQGAQSPIVYLRTLPAAPTVPQDVISTSNSSSHLLVRWKPPTQRNGNLTYYLVLWQRLAEDGDLYLNDYCHRGLRLPTSNNDPRFDREDGDPEAEMESDCCPCQHPPPGQVLPPLEAQEASFQKKFENFLHNAITIPISPWKVTSINKSPQRDSGRHRRAAGPLRLGGNSSDFEIQEDKVPRERAVLSGLRHFTEYRIDIHACNHAAHTVGCSAATFVFARTMPHREADGIPGKVAWEASSKNSVLLRWLEPPDPNGLILKYEIKYRRLGEEATVLCVSRLRYAKFGGVHLALLPPGNYSARVRATSLAGNGSWTDSVAFYILGPEEEDAGGLHVLLTATPVGLTLLIVLAALGFFYGKKRNRTLYASVNPEYFSASDMYVPDEWEVPREQISIIRELGQGSFGMVYEGLARGLEAGEESTPVALKTVNELASPRECIEFLKEASVMKAFKCHHVVRLLGVVSQGQPTLVIMELMTRGDLKSHLRSLRPEAENNPGLPQPALGEMIQMAGEIADGMAYLAANKFVHRDLAARNCMVSQDFTVKIGDFGMTRDVYETDYYRKGGKGLLPVRWMAPESLKDGIFTTHSDVWSFGVVLWEIVTLAEQPYQGLSNEQVLKFVMDGGVLEELEGCPLQLQELMSRCWQPNPRLRPSFTHILDSIQEELQPSFRLLSFYYSPECRGARGSLPTTDAEPDSSPTPRDCSPQNGGPGH; from the exons ATGGCAGTGCCTAGTCTGTGGCCCTGGGGAGCATGCCTGCCTGTGATCTTCCTCTCCTTGGGATTTGGCCTGGATACAGTAGAGG TGTGCCCCAGCCTGGACATTCGCTCAGAGGTGGCAGAGCTTCGTCAGCTGGAGAACTGCAGCGTGGTGGAGGGCCACCTGCAGATCCTGCTCATGTTCACAGCCACCGGGGAGGACTTCCGCGGCCTCAGCTTCCCTCGCCTCACCCAGGTCACCGACTACCTGCTGCTCTTCCGTGTCTACGGACTGCAGAGCCTGCGCGACCTCTTCCCCAACCTAGCAGTCATCCGCGGGACGCGCCTCTTCCTGGGCTATGCACTGGTCATCTTTGAGATGCCACATCTGCGTGACGTGGCACTGCCTGCGCTTGGGGCCGTGCTGCGTGGGGCTGTGCGTGTGGAGAAGAACCAGGAGCTCTGCCACCTCTCCACCATTGACTGGGGACTGCTGCAGCCAGCACCTGGCGCCAACCACATCGTGGGCAACAAGCTGGGCGAGGAGTGTGCTGACGTGTGCCCTGGTGTGCTGGGTGCTGCTGGTGAGCCCTGTGCCAAGACCACCTTCAGTGGGCACACTGACTACAGATGCTGGACCTCCAGCCACTGCCAGAGAG TGTGCCCCTGCCCCCATGGGATGGCTTGCACAGCGAGGGGCGAGTGCTGCCACACCGAATGCCTGGGGGGCTGCAGCCAGCCAGAAGACCCTCGTGCCTGTGTAGCTTGCCGCCACCTCTACTTCCAGGGTGCCTGCCTGTGGGCCTGCCCGCCAGGCACCTACCAGTATGAGTCCTGGCGCTGTGTCACAGCTGAGCGCTGTGCCAGCCTGCACTCTGTGCCCGGCCGTGCCTCCACCTTCGGCATACACCAGGGCTGTTGCCTGGCCCAGTGCCCTTCTGGCTTCACCCGTAATAGCAGCAG CATATTCTGCCACAAGTGCGAGGGGCTGTGCCCTAAAGAGTGCAAGGTAGGCACCAAGACCATCGACTCCATCCAGGCGGCACAGGATCTTGTGGGCTGCACGCATGTGGAGGGAAGCCTCATCCTCAACCTTCGCCAGGGCT ACAACCTGGAGCCACAGCTGCAGCACAGCCTGGGGCTGGTAGAAACCATTACTGGCTTCCTCAAAATCAAGCACTCCTTTGCCCTCGTGTCCCTGGGCTTTTTCAAGAACCTCAAACTAATCCGGGGAGACGCCATGGTGGATGG GAACTACACTCTCTACGTGCTGGACAACCAGAACCTACAACAGCTAGGGTCCTGGGTGGCCGCGGGGCTCACCATTCCCGTGGGCAAGATCTACTTCGCCTTCAACCCGCGCCTCTGCTTGGAGCACATCTACCGACTGGAGGAGGTGACAGGCACGCGAGGTCGGCAGAACAAGGCTGAGATCAATCCCCGCACCAACGGAGACCGCGCCGCCT GCCAGACTCGCACCCTGCGCTTCGTGTCCAACGTGACGGAGGCAGACCGCATCCTGCTACGCTGGGAGCGCTATGAGCCACTGGAGGCCCGCGACCTGCTCAGCTTCATCGTGTACTACAAGGAGTC CCCATTCCAGAACGCCACAGAGCACGTGGGTCCAGATGCTTGTGGAACCCAGAGCTGGAACCTGCTGGATGTGGAGCTGCCCCTAAGCCGCACCCAGGAGCCAGGGGTGACCCTAGCCTCCCTCAAGCCTTGGACACAGTACGCAGTGTTTGTGCGGGCCATCACGCTAACCACTGAGGAGGACAGCCCTCATCAAGGAGCCCAGAGTCCCATCGTCTACCTCCGAACGCTGCCTGCAG CTCCCACGGTGCCCCAAGACGTCATCTCCACGTCCaactcctcctcccacctcctggtGCGCTGGAAGCCACCGACCCAGCGCAATGGGAACCTCACCTACTACCTGGTGCTGTGGCAGCGGCTGGCAGAGGACGGCGACCTCTACCTCAATGACTACTGCCACCGCG GCTTGCGGCTGCCCACCAGCAACAACGATCCGCGCTTCGACCGCGAAGACGGGGATCCTGAGGCCGAGATGGAGTCCGACTGCTGCCCTTGCCAGCACCCACCTCCTGGTCAGGTTCTGCCCCCGCTGGAGGCGCAAGAGGCCTCGTTCCAGAAGAAGTTTGAAAACTTTCTACACAACGCGATCACCATCCCCAT ATCCCCTTGGAAGGTGACGTCCATCAACAAGAGCCCCCAAAG GGACTCAGGGCGGCACCGCCGGGCAGCTGGGCCCCTCCGGCTGGGGGGCAACAGCTCGGATTTCGAGATCCAGGAGGACAAGGTGCCCCGTGAGCGAGCGGTGCTGAGCGGCCTGCGCCACTTCACGGAATACCGGATCGACATCCATGCCTGCAACCACGCGGCGCACACCGTGGGCTGCAGCGCCGCCACCTTCGTCTTTGCGCGCACCATGCCCCACA GAGAGGCTGATGGTATTCCAGGAAAGGTGGCCTGGGAGGCCTCCAGCAAGAACAGTGTCCTTCTGCGCTGGCTGGAGCCACCAGACCCCAACGGACTCATCCTCAAGTACGAAATCAAGTACCGCCGCTTGGGAGAG GAGGCCACAGTGCTGTGTGTGTCCCGTCTTCGATATGCGAAGTTTGGGGGAGTCCACCTGGCCCTGCTGCCCCCTGGAAACTACTCTGCCAGGGTTAGGGCAACCTCACTGGCTGGCAATGGCTCTTGGACAGACAGTGTTGCCTTCTACATCCTTGGCCCAG AGGAGGAGGATGCTGGGGGGCTGCATGTCCTCCTCACTGCCACCCCTGTGGGGCTCACGCTGCTCATCGTTCTTGCTGCCCTTGGTTTCTTCTACGGCAAGAAGAG AAACAGAACCCTGTATGCTTCTGTGAATCCAGAGTACTTCAGCGCCTCTGATA TGTATGTCCCTGATGAATGGGAGGTGCCTCGGGAGCAGATCTCGATAATCCGGGAACTGGGCCAGGGCTCTTTTGGGATGGTATATGAGGGGCTGGCACGAGGACTTGAGGCTGGAGAGGAGTCCACACCCGTGGCCCTGAAGACGGTGAATGAGCTGGCCAGCCCACGGGAATGCATTGAGTTTCTCAAGGAAGCTTCTGTCATGAAAGCCTTCAAGTGTCACCATGTG GTGCGTCTCCTGGGTGTGGTATCTCAGGGCCAGCCAACTCTGGTCATCATGGAGTTAATGACCCGTGGGGACCTCAAGAGCCATCTTCGATCTTTGCGGCCTGAGGCAGAG AACAACCCTGGGCTCCCACAGCCAGCACTGGGGGAAATGATCCAAATGGCTGGTGAGATTGCAGACGGCATGGCCTACCTTGCTGCCAACAAGTTTGTGCACCGAGATCTAGCAGCCCGCAACTGCATGGTGTCCCAGGACTTCACCGTCAAGATCGGGG ACTTCGGGATGACTCGGGACGTGTATGAGACAGACTATTACCGCAAGGGTGGGAAGGGGCTGCTGCCCGTGCGCTGGATGGCCCCCGAGTCCCTCAAAGATGGGATCTTCACCACCCACTCGGATGTCTG GTCCTTTGGCGTGGTACTCTGGGAGATTGTGACCCTGGCAGAACAACCCTACCAGGGCCTGTCCAATGAGCAGGTGCTGAAGTTCGTCATGGATGGCGGGGTCCTGGAGGAGCTGGAGGGCTGTCCCCTTCAGCT GCAGGAGCTGATGAGCCGCTGCTGGCAGCCGAACCCACGCCTGCGCCCATCTTTCACACACATTCTGGACAGCATACAGGAGGAGCTGCAGCCCTCCTTCCGCCTCCTCTCCTTCTACTACAGCCCGGAATGCCGGGGGGCCCGGGGCTCCCTGCCTACCACCGATGCAGAGCCTGACTCCTCACCCACTCCAAGAGACTGCAGCCCTCAAAATGGGGGTCCAGGGCACTGA
- the INSRR gene encoding insulin receptor-related protein isoform X2, with product MAVPSLWPWGACLPVIFLSLGFGLDTVEVCPSLDIRSEVAELRQLENCSVVEGHLQILLMFTATGEDFRGLSFPRLTQVTDYLLLFRVYGLQSLRDLFPNLAVIRGTRLFLGYALVIFEMPHLRDVALPALGAVLRGAVRVEKNQELCHLSTIDWGLLQPAPGANHIVGNKLGEECADVCPGVLGAAGEPCAKTTFSGHTDYRCWTSSHCQRVCPCPHGMACTARGECCHTECLGGCSQPEDPRACVACRHLYFQGACLWACPPGTYQYESWRCVTAERCASLHSVPGRASTFGIHQGCCLAQCPSGFTRNSSRNYTLYVLDNQNLQQLGSWVAAGLTIPVGKIYFAFNPRLCLEHIYRLEEVTGTRGRQNKAEINPRTNGDRAACQTRTLRFVSNVTEADRILLRWERYEPLEARDLLSFIVYYKESPFQNATEHVGPDACGTQSWNLLDVELPLSRTQEPGVTLASLKPWTQYAVFVRAITLTTEEDSPHQGAQSPIVYLRTLPAAPTVPQDVISTSNSSSHLLVRWKPPTQRNGNLTYYLVLWQRLAEDGDLYLNDYCHRGLRLPTSNNDPRFDREDGDPEAEMESDCCPCQHPPPGQVLPPLEAQEASFQKKFENFLHNAITIPISPWKVTSINKSPQRDSGRHRRAAGPLRLGGNSSDFEIQEDKVPRERAVLSGLRHFTEYRIDIHACNHAAHTVGCSAATFVFARTMPHREADGIPGKVAWEASSKNSVLLRWLEPPDPNGLILKYEIKYRRLGEEATVLCVSRLRYAKFGGVHLALLPPGNYSARVRATSLAGNGSWTDSVAFYILGPEEEDAGGLHVLLTATPVGLTLLIVLAALGFFYGKKRNRTLYASVNPEYFSASDMYVPDEWEVPREQISIIRELGQGSFGMVYEGLARGLEAGEESTPVALKTVNELASPRECIEFLKEASVMKAFKCHHVVRLLGVVSQGQPTLVIMELMTRGDLKSHLRSLRPEAENNPGLPQPALGEMIQMAGEIADGMAYLAANKFVHRDLAARNCMVSQDFTVKIGDFGMTRDVYETDYYRKGGKGLLPVRWMAPESLKDGIFTTHSDVWSFGVVLWEIVTLAEQPYQGLSNEQVLKFVMDGGVLEELEGCPLQLQELMSRCWQPNPRLRPSFTHILDSIQEELQPSFRLLSFYYSPECRGARGSLPTTDAEPDSSPTPRDCSPQNGGPGH from the exons ATGGCAGTGCCTAGTCTGTGGCCCTGGGGAGCATGCCTGCCTGTGATCTTCCTCTCCTTGGGATTTGGCCTGGATACAGTAGAGG TGTGCCCCAGCCTGGACATTCGCTCAGAGGTGGCAGAGCTTCGTCAGCTGGAGAACTGCAGCGTGGTGGAGGGCCACCTGCAGATCCTGCTCATGTTCACAGCCACCGGGGAGGACTTCCGCGGCCTCAGCTTCCCTCGCCTCACCCAGGTCACCGACTACCTGCTGCTCTTCCGTGTCTACGGACTGCAGAGCCTGCGCGACCTCTTCCCCAACCTAGCAGTCATCCGCGGGACGCGCCTCTTCCTGGGCTATGCACTGGTCATCTTTGAGATGCCACATCTGCGTGACGTGGCACTGCCTGCGCTTGGGGCCGTGCTGCGTGGGGCTGTGCGTGTGGAGAAGAACCAGGAGCTCTGCCACCTCTCCACCATTGACTGGGGACTGCTGCAGCCAGCACCTGGCGCCAACCACATCGTGGGCAACAAGCTGGGCGAGGAGTGTGCTGACGTGTGCCCTGGTGTGCTGGGTGCTGCTGGTGAGCCCTGTGCCAAGACCACCTTCAGTGGGCACACTGACTACAGATGCTGGACCTCCAGCCACTGCCAGAGAG TGTGCCCCTGCCCCCATGGGATGGCTTGCACAGCGAGGGGCGAGTGCTGCCACACCGAATGCCTGGGGGGCTGCAGCCAGCCAGAAGACCCTCGTGCCTGTGTAGCTTGCCGCCACCTCTACTTCCAGGGTGCCTGCCTGTGGGCCTGCCCGCCAGGCACCTACCAGTATGAGTCCTGGCGCTGTGTCACAGCTGAGCGCTGTGCCAGCCTGCACTCTGTGCCCGGCCGTGCCTCCACCTTCGGCATACACCAGGGCTGTTGCCTGGCCCAGTGCCCTTCTGGCTTCACCCGTAATAGCAGCAG GAACTACACTCTCTACGTGCTGGACAACCAGAACCTACAACAGCTAGGGTCCTGGGTGGCCGCGGGGCTCACCATTCCCGTGGGCAAGATCTACTTCGCCTTCAACCCGCGCCTCTGCTTGGAGCACATCTACCGACTGGAGGAGGTGACAGGCACGCGAGGTCGGCAGAACAAGGCTGAGATCAATCCCCGCACCAACGGAGACCGCGCCGCCT GCCAGACTCGCACCCTGCGCTTCGTGTCCAACGTGACGGAGGCAGACCGCATCCTGCTACGCTGGGAGCGCTATGAGCCACTGGAGGCCCGCGACCTGCTCAGCTTCATCGTGTACTACAAGGAGTC CCCATTCCAGAACGCCACAGAGCACGTGGGTCCAGATGCTTGTGGAACCCAGAGCTGGAACCTGCTGGATGTGGAGCTGCCCCTAAGCCGCACCCAGGAGCCAGGGGTGACCCTAGCCTCCCTCAAGCCTTGGACACAGTACGCAGTGTTTGTGCGGGCCATCACGCTAACCACTGAGGAGGACAGCCCTCATCAAGGAGCCCAGAGTCCCATCGTCTACCTCCGAACGCTGCCTGCAG CTCCCACGGTGCCCCAAGACGTCATCTCCACGTCCaactcctcctcccacctcctggtGCGCTGGAAGCCACCGACCCAGCGCAATGGGAACCTCACCTACTACCTGGTGCTGTGGCAGCGGCTGGCAGAGGACGGCGACCTCTACCTCAATGACTACTGCCACCGCG GCTTGCGGCTGCCCACCAGCAACAACGATCCGCGCTTCGACCGCGAAGACGGGGATCCTGAGGCCGAGATGGAGTCCGACTGCTGCCCTTGCCAGCACCCACCTCCTGGTCAGGTTCTGCCCCCGCTGGAGGCGCAAGAGGCCTCGTTCCAGAAGAAGTTTGAAAACTTTCTACACAACGCGATCACCATCCCCAT ATCCCCTTGGAAGGTGACGTCCATCAACAAGAGCCCCCAAAG GGACTCAGGGCGGCACCGCCGGGCAGCTGGGCCCCTCCGGCTGGGGGGCAACAGCTCGGATTTCGAGATCCAGGAGGACAAGGTGCCCCGTGAGCGAGCGGTGCTGAGCGGCCTGCGCCACTTCACGGAATACCGGATCGACATCCATGCCTGCAACCACGCGGCGCACACCGTGGGCTGCAGCGCCGCCACCTTCGTCTTTGCGCGCACCATGCCCCACA GAGAGGCTGATGGTATTCCAGGAAAGGTGGCCTGGGAGGCCTCCAGCAAGAACAGTGTCCTTCTGCGCTGGCTGGAGCCACCAGACCCCAACGGACTCATCCTCAAGTACGAAATCAAGTACCGCCGCTTGGGAGAG GAGGCCACAGTGCTGTGTGTGTCCCGTCTTCGATATGCGAAGTTTGGGGGAGTCCACCTGGCCCTGCTGCCCCCTGGAAACTACTCTGCCAGGGTTAGGGCAACCTCACTGGCTGGCAATGGCTCTTGGACAGACAGTGTTGCCTTCTACATCCTTGGCCCAG AGGAGGAGGATGCTGGGGGGCTGCATGTCCTCCTCACTGCCACCCCTGTGGGGCTCACGCTGCTCATCGTTCTTGCTGCCCTTGGTTTCTTCTACGGCAAGAAGAG AAACAGAACCCTGTATGCTTCTGTGAATCCAGAGTACTTCAGCGCCTCTGATA TGTATGTCCCTGATGAATGGGAGGTGCCTCGGGAGCAGATCTCGATAATCCGGGAACTGGGCCAGGGCTCTTTTGGGATGGTATATGAGGGGCTGGCACGAGGACTTGAGGCTGGAGAGGAGTCCACACCCGTGGCCCTGAAGACGGTGAATGAGCTGGCCAGCCCACGGGAATGCATTGAGTTTCTCAAGGAAGCTTCTGTCATGAAAGCCTTCAAGTGTCACCATGTG GTGCGTCTCCTGGGTGTGGTATCTCAGGGCCAGCCAACTCTGGTCATCATGGAGTTAATGACCCGTGGGGACCTCAAGAGCCATCTTCGATCTTTGCGGCCTGAGGCAGAG AACAACCCTGGGCTCCCACAGCCAGCACTGGGGGAAATGATCCAAATGGCTGGTGAGATTGCAGACGGCATGGCCTACCTTGCTGCCAACAAGTTTGTGCACCGAGATCTAGCAGCCCGCAACTGCATGGTGTCCCAGGACTTCACCGTCAAGATCGGGG ACTTCGGGATGACTCGGGACGTGTATGAGACAGACTATTACCGCAAGGGTGGGAAGGGGCTGCTGCCCGTGCGCTGGATGGCCCCCGAGTCCCTCAAAGATGGGATCTTCACCACCCACTCGGATGTCTG GTCCTTTGGCGTGGTACTCTGGGAGATTGTGACCCTGGCAGAACAACCCTACCAGGGCCTGTCCAATGAGCAGGTGCTGAAGTTCGTCATGGATGGCGGGGTCCTGGAGGAGCTGGAGGGCTGTCCCCTTCAGCT GCAGGAGCTGATGAGCCGCTGCTGGCAGCCGAACCCACGCCTGCGCCCATCTTTCACACACATTCTGGACAGCATACAGGAGGAGCTGCAGCCCTCCTTCCGCCTCCTCTCCTTCTACTACAGCCCGGAATGCCGGGGGGCCCGGGGCTCCCTGCCTACCACCGATGCAGAGCCTGACTCCTCACCCACTCCAAGAGACTGCAGCCCTCAAAATGGGGGTCCAGGGCACTGA